A single genomic interval of Perca fluviatilis chromosome 19, GENO_Pfluv_1.0, whole genome shotgun sequence harbors:
- the mocos gene encoding molybdenum cofactor sulfurase — protein MDFQNLCNFDTFKQVWSHYGYHEENLQEVIKREFTRIKGTTYLDHAATTLYPESLVRDYFQDLSRNVYGNPHSHNPSSRLTHDTVERVRYRVLQHFNTTPEEYSVIFTAGCTSALKLVAESFPWRPQTESKAGSHFCYLTDSHTSVVGMRGLTSGLGVVALPVSPREVENKAKDGAQGEDVICQTPHLFCYPAQSNFSGRKYPLSHVNGIQARHLYPACDHQGHWFVLLDAASHVSCSPLNLQECPADFIPISFYKMFGFPTGLGALLVRNDAAGMLKKTYFGGGTAAAYLSGEDYYVQAANISDRFEDGTVSFLDIIAVNHGFDALYRITGGMHNIQQHTFGLARYTYMLLSSLCHGNGLPAAQIYSEGQFESPITQGAILNFNLKDCYGQIIGYSQVDRMASLYNIHVRTGCFCNTGACQSFLGITNQQMRRNLQAGHVCGDCIDLVDGQPTGSVRVSFGYMSTFEDCQKFLNFVVECFVEKPVTVDQVRIEKLKTATAASQDVNEYPIKIPNGEICKVDEKESPTEVLLRGFGHRDSNSHEEAYTLTNIYIYPIKSCGAYEVNDWPVGPLGLLYDRSWMVVNGNGVCLSQKREPRLCLIHPQVHLPSNKLLLQASGIDTITVPLENNTQMHTSYRVCQSKVCGDRVETVDCGDEAASWLSNFLGQPCRLIRQSPDFTRDMKKRPSGGTETTTTSASLSLVNEAQYLMINRASVELIQKLMSSRQDDSEGDQLLDTQNIISRFRANLVIAGVEPFEEDNWPHLIIGNTPFVFAGQCGRCQMIGVDQETGTKTKEPLMSLAAYRNGKVTFGVYLTHQLPEGSTKASVLSAGSLIQPEPHRS, from the exons ATGGATTTCCAAAACCTTTGCAATTTTGACACTTTTAAGCAAGTGTGGAGTCACTACGGTTATCATGAGGAAAACCTCCAAGAAGTGATTAAGCGGGAGTTCACACGGATTAAAG GAACAACATATCTGGATCATGCAGCAACTACTCTGTACCCAGAGTCTCTGGTCAGGGACTACTTTCAGGACCTTTCAAGAAACGTGTACG GAAACCCACACAGCCATAACCCCAGCAGCAGATTGACACATGACACAGTGGAGAGGGTCAGATACAG GGTATTGCAGCATTTTAACACCACCCCTGAGGAGTACTCTGTGATTTTCACTGCTGGTTGTACATCCGCACTCAAATTAGTGGCTGAGAGCTTTCCCTGGAGGCCACAGACTGAGAGCAAAGCGGGGAGTCATTTCTGCTACCTCACTGACAGCCATACCTCTGTAGTTGGCATGAGAGGACTGACTTCTGGCCTGGGGGTAGTTGCCTTGCCTGTCTCCCCACGGGAAGTGGAAAACAAAGCAAAGGATGGGGCTCAAGGTGAAGATGTTATTTGCCAGACGCCGCACCTGTTCTGCTACCCAGCACAGAGCAACTTCTCTGGGAGGAAGTATCCCCTTAGCCATGTGAATGGCATCCAGGCGAGACACCTTTACCCAGCATGTGACCACCAAGGCCACTGGTTTGTGCTGCTTGATGCAGCCTCTCATGTCAGCTGTTCCCCTCTAAACCTACAGGAGTGCCCTGCTGATTTCATTCCTATCTCATTCTATAAGATGTTTGGCTTCCCCACAGGTCTGGGGGCCCTTCTTGTCCGTAACGACGCAGCAGGCATGCTAAAAAAGACTTATTTTGGAGGAGGCACAGCAGCAGCTTACCTTTCTGGAGAAGATTATTATGTGCAGGCAGCAAACATTTCTGACAG ATTTGAAGACGGGACTGTGTCTTTTTTGGACATCATTGCTGTAAATCATGGTTTTGACGCTCTTTACAGGATCACAG GGGGCATGCACAACATTCAACAGCACACGTTTGGCTTGGCACGCTACACTTACATGCTGCTGTCAAGTCTTTGCCATGGCAACGGGCTACCAGCTGCTCAGATATACTCCGAAGGCCAGTTTGAGAGTCCAATCACACAGGGCGCAATCCTAAACTTCAACCTCAAGGATTGTTATGGACAGATAATTGGGTATTCTCAG GTGGACAGAATGGCCAGTTTGTACAATATCCATGTGCGCACAGGTTGCTTCTGCAACACCGGGGCCTGTCAGTCCTTCCTCGGGATCACCAATCAGCAGATGAGGAGAAACCTGCAG GCTGGCCACGTCTGCGGAGACTGCATCGACCTGGTGGACGGCCAGCCGACCGGATCTGTACGCGTGTCCTTTGGCTACATGTCAACATTTGAAGACTGTCAAAAGTTCCTGAACTTTGTTGTTGAGTGCTTTGTAGAGAAACCAGTCACAGTGGACCAAGTGAGAATAGAGAAGCTAAAAACAGCCACAGCAGCATCCCAGGATGTAAATGAATATCCAATCAAAATCCCTAATGGAGAAATATGTAAAGTAGATGAGAAGGAGAGCCCTACAGAAGTATTACTGAGGGGATTTGGACACAGAGACTCAAACAGCCACGAGGAAGCTTATACTCTGACCAACATCTACATATATCCCATAAAATCATGTGGAGCCTATGAG GTCAACGACTGGCCGGTGGGACCACTGGGTTTACTGTATGACAGAAGCTGGATGGTGGTGAATGGAAACGGCGTGTGTCTGAGTCAGAAGAGAGAGCCGCGTTTATGCCTCATTCACCCACAAGTCCACCTGCCCTCAAACAAATTGCTCCTGCAGGCATCAG GGATAGATACCATTACGGTTCCCCTGGAAAACAACACTCAAATGCACACAAGCTATCGGGTGTGTCAGAGTAAAGTTTGTGGTGACAG GGTGGAGACTGTCGACTGTGGGGATGAGGCTGCATCGTGGCTTTCAAACTTCCTTGGACAGCCATGCCGCCTGATAAGACAAAGTCCTGATTTCACCCGAGACATGAAGAAGAGGCCTAGTGGAGGAACCGAAACAA CCACCACCTCAGCGTCCCTCTCCCTGGTAAATGAAGCTCAGTATCTCATGATCAACCGTGCCAGTGTGGAGCTCATTCAGAAACTAATGAGCAGCAG GCAGGACGACTCCGAGGGCGATCAGCTCCTTGACACACAGAATATCATTAGCCGCTTCCGAGCCAATTTAGTCATCGCTGGAGTAGAACCGTTTGAGGAGGATAATTGGCCACACTTGATTATTGGCAACACTCCATTCGTG TTTGCAGGTCAGTGTGGAAGGTGTCAGATGATTGGAGTAGACCAGGAGACTGGGACCAAAACAAAAGAGCCGCTAATGTCTCTGGCGGCCTACCGCAATGGGAAG GTCACTTTTGGTGTGTACCTGACCCATCAGCTACCAGAAGGCTCCACTAAAGCCAGTGTCCTCTCTGCTGGTTCCCTGATACAGCCAGAGCCACACCGTTCTTGA